Below is a genomic region from Bacteroidia bacterium.
CGGTTTCATCATAAGCTGGATTTACTACGATACTAATATCTGTCAATGTTTCAAACTCATGTATAGTTCTAATCATCTCACGACCGTATGGAGTCCATGAGTCACTCTTAACTACAAAACTAAATGACATTTTATTCACATCGTCTCTTTTAATCAGTTCGATAATATCCGCACCTCTTGAAGTTTTAGCTACATCAAGATTAAACTCTAAACCTCTCTCTGTTGCTATGAGTTGTAAAGTGCCACTCTCTGTACTCCCTAAAACATCTTGCGCATCTCTTGAATGATTAACTACTGCAATAACAAGCGGATTGCTTTCAAGTACATTGTAAAATGCCTCTGGCTCTATTATTTCTCTAAAACCGCCTATATCTTTTGACAACTTATTAACGGGTGCAGCTAATCCGCTAATCTTATAATCTTCTATTGTAAACTCGCAAACATTGCATCTCATTTTTACGCTCCTATTTGTTTTGGTGTTGGCTGTGCAACTGTTGGTGTTCCAGCAGGTGCGAATAGTTTATCTTCGCCTTTTATCTCTTTGTAGTTTAATCTTAATCTTGCCTCGTTTGGTGTCAAGATTCCACCTGCTACCGCTGATGTCAAAGTATTAATCTTTTGTTCAAAACTTCCCTCTATAAACGAGCTTGTATCAAAACTCATATTAGCAGTTAATTTAAGATTAATTTCCTCTTTAATGCTGTTTAAAAGTGGGCTAATTGTCATCTTTAAAAATTGAAGATTTGCTTCGACTGCATTTGAGTATGTCGCTAAACTATTGTCAAGCATTGAAACGGGTAAATTAAATATCTGAGCGATTTCTTTAAGTGAGGCTTGTTTAAGTGCCACTAAATCACTATCTACTAAACTATTAACCGCTTTGAGTTCGTGTAATTCCATACCATCTGCAAGTACTGGCACCGCTCCGCTGTTCTTAGTTCCTTGATATGCTGTTTTAAATGCAGTTTTTAATTCATTGATTGCATCTTGTTTGAGGTTTTTAAGTGTACTAATCCACAAACTAGGTCTTGAAGCATTAACTAAGTAGTTACCCTCGTATTCACTCATCGCCTTAACTCTACTAAATGAGTTTGTGAAATTACTTAGTGAGCTGTAGCCGA
It encodes:
- a CDS encoding HK97 family phage prohead protease, producing the protein MRCNVCEFTIEDYKISGLAAPVNKLSKDIGGFREIIEPEAFYNVLESNPLVIAVVNHSRDAQDVLGSTESGTLQLIATERGLEFNLDVAKTSRGADIIELIKRDDVNKMSFSFVVKSDSWTPYGREMIRTIHEFETLTDISIVVNPAYDETEITV
- a CDS encoding phage portal protein — protein: MFKKKEEIRSYSATTVGSYFDDLTNGDAMNIPAVFSAVSMISNAVASATQENSPLGREPQSNMSLFTWTNTITKNILLHGNSFAKIEGKGIYKLLDPKNVTMMYDKDYMNIVYYQHGAEKIYPENMLHFKNISKDNLGQIGYSSLSNFTNSFSRVKAMSEYEGNYLVNASRPSLWISTLKNLKQDAINELKTAFKTAYQGTKNSGAVPVLADGMELHELKAVNSLVDSDLVALKQASLKEIAQIFNLPVSMLDNSLATYSNAVEANLQFLKMTISPLLNSIKEEINLKLTANMSFDTSSFIEGSFEQKINTLTSAVAGGILTPNEARLRLNYKEIKGEDKLFAPAGTPTVAQPTPKQIGA